The Polypterus senegalus isolate Bchr_013 chromosome 11, ASM1683550v1, whole genome shotgun sequence sequence ATGGATCATCCATCCAGCTTAACATAATGGCTTGCACACAGCAGGCTGCAAAATTTGAGGAGGATCAGTGCAATACAGTTTGCTGGCTGGTTTTACTGGTTTAACTTAGCTGACGATAGACAAGTGTTAATTCATCTGAGTCATCGTAGCTGATCATTCTGCTTGCCAGACTTTTGTAATGTAAGTGCTGGGACGTCGCTGTGACTGTTGAACCACATCCTTTAGTCAATTTATTAAATGTGTGAGATTCACGTAATTGACTGTaaacaagtgtttttttatttcgtTTTGTTTGATGTAATTCATTTGGCAACAGATGATGGAGCACAAGCCGCTGGTCGTCTTATTTACAGCTTATCAAGTGGACTGGCAAAATGCTTTATAAAAGGAAAAGGCACATAAGAGTAGACCTGAAGCCCACTGGAATGGAGGTTGTTTTAGAGCCACTGGTGCTGGTCAGTTTATTAACAAGGCAAGCACACTGCGGTCAGCAGAGCTGAGTTTGGATCACCGCTGGCCTTCTTGTCTGCTGTCAAGAAGAAGTAACTGATTGATGGCACAGCAATGGTTCCGCTAGATCTTGGCAGTTGTTCTTAAGCTGTCTGAAATAAATATGATTAAATGTGTCCAGTGTAGTCGAGGCAAAATTCAAAGTCAGCTCGAATAGATGGACTGGCATGTTTTAATATACTTGTAAAAACTAACAGTCCTGTAACGTCATTTGACTGGATTGTCCGTTTCCTTGTCGAGCCACTGATTGACGAAGAACTGTTTCATTCCAAGAAGGGGGCTTTGTATATGAAGCTGgttctttgagctttgaaaagTTTCTGATTatatgaataaaacagaaatctttaatgtattagTTGGCTACCTGGCAGGATACTGGCAGATCACGAAAATCTGAACGTAGCCTGTGTGATTGTGTGCTGTAAGAGTCACAGATCTGCTGTTGTCtgtttatggagcctgttacagatctaaataagaCGCTCTTTCTGGGACCATCACATGGGCAGTCGTTTAGGGGAACCAAAAGCGATTAACCCATGGCACCGCTTTGAAGAGCCACGTTGTGTTCGGAGTGTAGGTAGGAACAGTGATACTGTATGGATTATGAAATTGACTCTTGTCATGTAGGTGACTCaatctattattttatttacagtttcacaAAAAGAAAGGCATATTTGAGTGTATCGGTTGGCACTACCTTAGGTCATGTTCTATCACCCATACATTTGCCAAACCTACTCTGAGTATTACAGAGTcacaggaaactggagcacatccCAGTAGaaacaggaaacagccctggacaggatgaACTCCATTGCAGGTCAcaaacccacaaaaaaaaaaacaaatgccagGCCAGTTTGAagggtcaccagttaacctaacctgtaaGTCTTTAGCATGTGGAAGACAATCCAAATGTGGGTGGACAAGGCGAGAACGTTCAGATGGGCGGCCTTCAATTTAAACCCTGACCACTGGAGCTGTGAGACCACAGGAGTCAGCAAAATGTGTCTAAATGTACAGAAGTGAATTTTCCAGTTCAGGCAATTGGCAGTTTTTGACTGGTATGATGCAAAATGGAAACCAGTGTGATTGTTGGACAACAGCTATTGGACAGCTTATTAAGTGGACTCATATAAACTGTTCAGCAATAGGAAAGTGGGGATAGGTGACAATAACTCTGCGTCTTGACATGTCCTCGTTGTTGTgtaattagtcatttgtaaagtttCCATTTGCTTGATGGTGGGCCCAGTTGTAGCACTAAGGAGACCAGGGGTTCCTCCTGGCTGCTCCTGGCTGCTCCtggcttggagtttgcatgttctccctgtgccagTTTGGGTTTCCTATGGGTGCTCCAAATTCAAAGTAATGCCAGTTAGGTGttcggggtgtgtgtgtgcttgtgtgttcaccctgtgtccAGATGATGTTCTCGCCTTGCACCCAAGGATTTCTGGGATAGGCCTCAGTGTCCCCATGACTctaccctggataagcaggtgtagacaatggatggacagatgtacTTGCATGCACTCCGGAAAGAgctcaatacaaaaataaactgaatggaaTGACAAAGTTGATTGTTATTATCATATAGCTGACTGGTTTAAAGTTCAGTTTTAAACCGAAAGTCCCAGTAAGTTTATTAAGCAGTTCAATATTATCTTTCTTTTAGATCTGATTAGAAGTATTTGCCCGTTAAGCAGTGTTCACACTCCAGATTGAGTGTCCGCAGCTTTTTAAGTATACTGCTAACGTGTGATTCAATGGATGGCAGGGTTTGTCGGCAGCTGCTGGTCACACTCTTAAGAGGTTCGCCATTCTAGATTAGTAGACTGGACAACTGCAGCCGCAGTATTCTCACCCACCCACCCTACGGTtgttttttaatcaaaatctaCTCAGAAGAACTAAACCAGACCGCCATCCATGTGATGCTCCGTGTTCGCAGCCATGGGCCCTTCCATTTACTGGAGCATCATGTAGCTCATAACTGAGGACAGATCAGGGCAAGTGAGGACACGGCAGCAAGTTGAAAGGTgtaaagtgcaaaagtaaaaaacGAAAGCAAGAAACGGTGTGCATAGTGCATTAAcaatttcctcaataaataacTGTCTGTATAAACGGTgccataaaaaaacacaataaatacatgCAATAAATAGTTAAAGCCAGGAATGAACGGTACTGTAGACACAGAATCGACTCTCTCCACAAATCCAGCCGAAGTGCTGCTCCGTCTCTCAGTCTGTGCCCTCTACTCACCCTCCACGTCTGCTCAGCAGGACTGTGATGCCAACGACGTGGCCCCTTTTCCGACTCTCTCCCTCAGCCAGCTCTGTCATTACCTGTTGGGATCCTCCTTCTTCCTGCTACTTCCTTCATTTACCGCAGGACTCTCCCAGAGCCCATGATCACCGCTGCGCCTCTCGCTCTTATCCTCCTTCTAGTCCTCTGCCGAGCATCTCAGACTTGTTCATTTTTCTGTCTTATTCTCTCCCTGCCTCTCTCTGTCACTGTGAATGAACTCAATTCTACTCTTCCTCTTGCTCtcttttgtcctcctcctcattctttttcttcttctttctttccattACCCTAAACCCCCCCACCACTCACCTACTCAgatcttttttatgtttctgagtgTGGATGCTTCCTCTAATAATTCATGAGGCActtaggagaaatggcagtgcCAATCGCCCTCACGCACGTCAATGATTAACCAGCCCATTCCTCCATTAAGCACTCCGTGGCCACACACCTCATACTGTACCCtcgcgggcggcatggtggcacagtggtagcgctgctgcctcgcagtaaggagaccagggtttgcttcccgggtcctccctgcgcgtagcttgcatgttctcccaggtctgcgtgggtttcctcccacagtccaaagacatgcaggttaggtgcattggtgattctaaattgtccttagtgtgtgcttggtgtgtgtgtgtgtctgccctgcccggggatttgttcctgccttgcgcccagtgctgactgggattggctccagcagacccccgtaaccctgtagttaggatatagcgggttggacaatgactgactgactgtacccTCGCTGATCCATCACGGACCTGTGACACACTTTACCACAGTCCTTTTCCATGCTGGTTTTTGCCTTACAACCAATGCCATCAGGACATGATTTGACTCCCAGGACCCCTTTAAAAGCAAATTAAGAAAACGTGAGGATGAATGGACCCCCAAAAAGTGTGCCGAGGAGAacgttcagatttttttttttttttttatatcaagaTGGGTCAATGGCTGCTTATGTGGACAGCAAAGCCTAACTGGGCTGCTGCTCTGTCCAAACAGTCTGACTAGAAGGGTACGTCGCCACCTCAGCACGTTTCTGCCCTGCAGGTAAGAGACATGCATAAGGAAGGTTGTGGTTTAAAATGTCTGGAGCACTTTGGGAAGTTGTCTAGGAAGAAATTGTTTTAGAAAAGATCAAGGTGAAAGCAATTTcatataatttattgcagcaagctGGCGACCAGCCATCGTCTAGTGAATCACACGTCTAATGTGGAGTGAAACTGGTCAACTGCCCTTTTGCCGTCTATTTGTTTTTATGAGGCCTGGCACAGACTTTCTGAGAAAGATTGAAAACATCCAAAGAGCACATAAGACAACTTCCACGAGTGCTTTCATGGGTGGAAGGACTGCCATGTAAGAATTTTGACAGTACAGTTCTAAATCAAGCTTTCTAATTCCCAGACAGACAGAGCCCGTGTATATTTTTGACCGATTCTTCGGGATAGAGTTGCCAGCGTGTTGACCAGCAGGACTGCCTGTTCCAGTTGTGGTGTCTTTAGTCGTTACGGTAGACTGTTTTACTTTATGGCACCATCTCCATCTCCTGACGTGTGGCGCGGTGTCAGGCGCAGGGGAATGAAGCCCAACAGGTCTTGTTCTCCGTGCCCTTCAGAGCTAAAGTGGTGCGCTGAGAAGGAGGCACAGGATATCAGAGACTCTGTTATCTGACTCCTCAGCTCCCATTGTCTGTCGACAGTGCAATAAAAAGTCCTGCTGAGCTGGCCGGAGCAGGAATGTGGAGCTCCTAGTGTGCCGGTGTAGGGAATGAGTCAGAGCGCTTTCTCTCTGTAATCTAGCTGGTGATTTCATCAACCGCACGTTGACATTCTGCAGCTGTGAGGGATGAATGAAGCCCCTGCTGCATTCCCAACACCACTCAATAATAGTCTACAAGATCAAGAGGTCATAACCTACTTATTGTCATGGTTTCTAACAGTACAACAACCTCCATCACCCTGCCCGGCTCAAGACCCCCTAGATCCCCCCATTCCACCCCACCTGAGGCCCCGATTAACTTTGGAGGCAGGCCgggatttccaaaaaaaaaaaaaagcaaactgcaaacacaaagctgtttaattgtgtttatttgtgagtcAGCGTCACGCTCTGAGCCTAGAAGGCAAAACCGTCTGCACTGTAGTGGACCCCCCACACCCCCCCTGCATAGCCGCTGGCTGCCTCCTTAGGGCGGATGTTTCAACAATCATCACTGTAAATATTTTCAGGGTTGAACTCTGGTTCTTGGCCTTCTCGTGGGGGCCCCTGTTCTCTGAGGTCAGGGTGGACTTCTACTTGGCTCTGGAGAAGTTTGATCAAGTTTCCTTTTCCATGCCTGAAAAGACAGACGCCATGGCACGCACACTTGTTTTTAAATGGAACTCCTTTTGTTTTTCAGGGTCGACTTAAGGAATCAAACATGAAGGCATTGGTTTTCTTCTTGGCAGCTTTACTTGAGGCGTCCTGCACTTTTGGAGAAGAGGTAAGTGGAGGGGGGGGGTTACACGGCGGGCATGTTTCAGGCATGGCCCCCCTATAGGGTGCGCTCTCACTGGAGAGAAATGCAAGTGGGTATGCGTGCAGACATCTTTATGTGCGCGTCTTATGTTTCAGGCATTGCACATTCGCATGAGGAGAGGAACGCGCAAGTGGGAAGGTAAGAACCTTTCTTATTCATGATATATTATCTGCATgtcatcttcatttttctcttcctttattCTCTTCATCTCCCTTTCAACTGCATTCACTCACTGGGTTCCATTTTCACAACACAAGTCAAAAATCTATAACTGCCCACGCTGTCATCCTCGCGCTCACATCGATCACTACTTTAGCTCTTCAGTGTATCAGTCGCCATTGAGGAAAGTTCAGACTTGAGTCCAGCTATGTGGTTTATGGAGTGACTGACAACAAAACAGTGAATTGTCTGTGCTGTGCGCTGCTTGGAAAAATGCTGCCAGACTCTTCTCTTACACCACGCGAATGGtcagtgatcaaactaaaagaagtggaggTTCATGGCCCGGTCTGTACGTGGGTGCAAAATTAGCCCATAACCCTTTGGGGTATGTTGAGTTCAGCTTTTACAGAGTTAGGCGATGTTAGAAGCAgtggggtcagtgctggggtcgctgctcattttaatatatacGTAAAAGATCTGTTCAGAAATATAATCAACGCACGATAACGTggagtgaatacacttgacttgagcattcctagttttcatcctctttctctgtacttttagcattcgtttgctcagaggttgatgcgcttgctgcttcctgagcagctcgtctttactccaccctagtggcccgcttcttctcttcttccgtcggcatcttttgcgttaaaactgattaagtcagtgtttgtattgcaaataatttgtacatttttgttcatttttcacttaagctggcacttaagtgttcaatctgcgtAACGGCGAAGGTGGTGGGGATGAGAATGGCGGCCGTtacacatgcgccacatggccgccctgctggccgctaccgagagttgatattacaataaaataaaattaaaatagaaataactttggaggtcaatcatcaccccgaaagaggATAGTAGACGTAAATTATGTACGTATATGtatatcaaatttcaggtcaataggtcaaacggtttgcgagcgacaggtgatttaaaatcctggacaaacaaacgaacagccatggtagcgtattatataaggagATAAGATGGttgagtttgcagatgatactaaacttGGTGGAAGCGCAGATAATGGAGAATCATCTAAATTGTTAAAGAGGGacagtcagtaaatgtaaagaattacacgtaggaagtagaaatgttagatttgaatacacaaagaGGTCTGAAACTTGGAAGCAGATGTTATGAGAAGGACCAGGGAGTCATTGTGggctcatcactatctacatccacACCGCGTACCGAAGCGATCAAGAAGTGCAATAGGATGTTAGGGTTATAAAGCAAGAAATGTGGTGTACAAGTCATGGAAGGTTATGCCTCAGGTATAACGTactgatgaggcctcacctggaggaCTGGGTTCAGttgtggtctccatattacaaaaaagagacatagcagtacaagaGGAATCCAGAGGAGAGCAAGTAGACTGACTAAGTGGTATgtgctatgaggagagattgaagaagccaaatcttttcagtttacaaaaacggagatgattgaagtgtttaacttGTAACACTGTGTACTCTCCAAAGAGTCTAccattttttattctgctttttccAGTTAATAGTCAGGGATCTGCTCTGAATAAGACATCAGGCTGTCACAGGGAAAATGGAGCTTGCATTAaacttagaataagcatttatccTTAAGATAACTTGCTTAACTGTACAACAGATGCAGGCCCGTGTAGGCCGGTGCCCACCAACTTGGTAAATTTTAGTTGAACTCCTACATAGAATATGAAAAGCATGTATATAGATGGCACTTTAATAGCGTACGTCTACTCAACAAGgtctacaaaataaaattttattcatCAGTTATGTTAACATAAAGTTCTCAGCTGTAACGTACTGAATATACTGGTTGTGAAGGTACAGTAGGTCCTGTTGGAGGGAAACGTAAACAAGGCAAGATAAGTGAGAGCCGTGTCTCGACAAAACAACACTTTTTAGGTTTTATCAGCGAAAGGAAATAAGCAGAACTGCCAAACCTGCCAGACTCTGATGTCGGCACTGAAAATATCTGTGATTCCCGTTAGCAAGTGGAAACGCTGCTAATAGGCCTGCTACCAGTGCTACTACTGAGTATACTGAGAAACTCCACAACCACTCGGCCGGCAAGCGTTAAAGAATTGGCTAAAGTCACAGACTTGTCTTATATATGCGAACCACCAACTCAGTCGGAAGTAAAGTTCCCAACTTCTGTTAAGGCTGGTAAGGTGTGCGGCTTTACGTTTCATTGGTGCAATGGATTTTTGGCATTTTGGTGATACTGCAGTTGAGAGCAGATTCTCTCGTAGAGTCAGATGATGGAAACGTGTGCTTCAGGCTTGCTTGAAACCTGAGCCACTTAAAATTCACTGGACAACGCTTTCTAAATAGACAGATTACAAGGAAGGCCAAAAAAACCGTAATCCATCTGTGTGCTTTTATGTAATACTACTAGTCAAAATTACAGCAGATACTCTTTGGATGTTTGTGTCTATGCGATGGGCTGATACGTGTCAGCTAAAGGTAGGCAGTCTTAGCATTTGTTAGGGGATTTACATTAGTGCTATCAAAGCTTATTCAAACGACATGCCAACTGATGAACCTGTTTATGCTGGTATGACtggatttctgaaatatttttgagAAGTTTTAGGTGTACCTTTTTATGAAATCCTGGTGCAGTATCAGctttagatagatggatagatctttattgtccttgtcacttttacaaaggaacaacgaaattaaAGGTgctgtcgactcagtgtgaggcataacaGTTCAAAAACAAGAATAGGAATGCCCTAAACCACCTTATCCTAACTAGAAGCTTTCAGACCTGAAATTAGGCAGgaatggaaagattctgtcatcagactggacagccagcacagactccactgcAGAAAACCGGGTGGGCagccagttggctgaggtctcaaggtctgggactttgtttttgactttcttttttacgATTTGTTGTCAATTGGCCGTAGATGACCAATTAATTATTGGACAGATGTTGTTggctttcatttctgtttaattagTTTCATGAGTATTTGCACAAATGTGCATTTATATGTGTATCGGTTCTGTGTTTACTAATCGGTATAAACTAgaattgtattttaactgagaattgttcacagcgctctgtgcctgcactcagtgaagacggctgtacaaaaataagttgtattgtattggaaTGTCTTTTAATGATCTCTTAATGACTAATTGGATAGACAGTGGCGCCTGAAGTCTGTGGCACAGTTTGCATGAAACTAAAGCAGGATAGAGACTCACATGATTGATCTTAAGACTTTAAGAATTGATATTGAatcgtttaaatgaaaaataacaatttattgtCAAATTGATATTTTAACCCAACCCTTCATGAAATTGGCATATAGCACCAGTGGCATGTGGGTAAGGAGTACATACAAAGGAATGATTTATAAAGTTGGGCGTTCCTAACCTCCTGAATTTTATTAAAGGGTAGGCAAGCCAatgtaaagggggaaaaaaacactgtaacattacatttgtttaaatatataaaatccaatgtctgtcagtccgcttttcatgagagaactacttaacggatttagatcgggtttttttctagaatttgcttgaacattccggttgattttgcgacttctctcattgcgctaagtatcatagtttgcttgcagaagcAATATgttcacactaatctgagactgaggctgcaggccgaggagagggggaagcgtgccatcaggagtagggagctgggcagggccctcctcactcacgtgtcggCTTCTGTTCGAGTCAGTCTACTTCTCATGATGTGTTGGggcataccttgcctccgcttagctagcgaacgagagaactacctaACGGAttcagatcgggtttttttctataatgtgcttgaacattacggttgattttgtgacttccctcatcgctgtttcctgaagaggcattagctctcttggaaatgtattcttttaatattgtaaaatgtagtattacaatcGCGCTAAGAATCTTAGTTCACTTGCAGCagtgatatattcgcactaatctgagacagaggctgcgggccgagggaagcgtgacatcaggagtagggaccccgggcagggccttcctcacttacgtgtcagcctctgttcgagtctcTCTACCTCTCGTCACGTGTTGGAGCGTCGTATCTTGCCACCGCTTAGAttgcgatacctgtttgtttattgatttttaaagttcgtcctgtttcactactatgtgggtagacagctagtattaaataatCGCCCAACAACGAGATTATCTCTATTTATCAGTGTTACGGAAAACATTAATTAAAGGGAAAGTTAATACATAGAAGTTATATGGAACAGTGAACCGTGACCTAAAAGCGAAAACTCTTCATTACTATTAACATCTACAGTTAAAGTAGCGaaggaacaacaaaaaaaataaaggcagcCTAACCTCTTCAAGCCCTTGTTAATGTGTGCAATAATAAGGTTTAGTCTCCAATACCTAATTAAAGTAACATCTTTATATAATATATGGGCCCTTACTCCAGTATAACCAAGCCTTTTCATTTTTAGGGATGCCTCGTTTTTAATTGCAATCATTTTTTCAAAAGAAGCACAGAGGTCTGTTTCTTCCAAGACATCAGAATATTTGAAGACAGTAGATGATTTCCAATGTCGAGCTATAATCAGTCTTGCTGCAAATAAAAGTGTGACAGTTTGGTCAATAGTTATCTATCCCTAATCCAAGCAAAGCCAACTAGGAAGTTCATTTAATATTCCTTTTTAAAGAGTCAGAGAGAAATTTGTGAACTGGCAGGCAATAATGATAAATGGATTTACAGGACCACCACAAATGTATAAGAGTACCATTTTTGCCACACCGCCTCCAACATGAAGGAGAACAGCTTGACTCGGCTTTAGCTAATTTCACAGGAGTGAGACGCCATCTATATATTATCTTCAAGCTCATGCTAAAGTGTAGACCCTCCTGGGTTTCAGACTGAGAATGTTTTGTTATCCGCCACATCTCTACGGTCCACGGGTGCCTCTACAGGTCAAACTTCACACCATGTAATGTCTTCTCTCTTACAAAAATTACCTGCTTAGGTGCCCGGCGAACATATCGTCAAGTCATTCTTAGTTTGGTATAATCAGTGGAAGTAAAGAAATCCCGAGCTCGTCGTTAATACTGTTTTATGAAATAGCATGACGTtctccaacctgcttaatccaattgacGGTCATGGACTGGTGGGGGGCAGAGCCTCTTCTGGTAATACCGAGTGGAAGACAGAAACTCCCCGCACTCCATTGCAAGGCCCACTCATGCTGTCACTCTGACTCTCACATCGTAATTTAGACCGACATATTGTGGGacgtgagaggaaaccagagagcCCTGAGGAAGAGGAGACTGAGCGCACTCAAATGTTGGCCACTCTTGTCAGGAGGAACTGGTCTGTCTGGGTTTTATTGCCGTTCGGCCGTTCGGCCTCTGCTTTTAGGTACAAATCCCAGAACCTGTGTGTGTACACTTCATTAAATGTTTCCCATTTAGGGCTGTTGTTCATTATTGAGCATGTAGAATACTCCAGGCCTGTTTGTTTGGAACAGGGCTCTATAAAAACAAATTGATCTGGATTTGTAAGTCAACTTACATTCATGCTTTTAGAGTGTGAGAGGAAGCCTGATTCCCAAAAGAAACTCGCATGAACGCAGCCTGAACATGGAAGTGCCAGCATCCTAACTAGGGATCAGCACACTCCTCCAAAATAACACATCCATTCAAATTCACACTTCTATATGCATAGGAATACTAAAATAAGGAGTGATGAAGTAGCATCCCATCTGGGGTGTGTGTCCATCCCAGCGACCAATTCCGAAATTCAGTACTGCAGAAAACTGTTTCAGAAAACAAGACAACTCTGTGCTGTTCACCCCGTCTTTTTACGTTCCCTCCAGTCACAGCTACTTTGTTAAACCTTTCAGCAGCAGACCACCAATGCCCCCTCCTCTCTTCTTCAAGGCACAAAGGGCTTCTTTTGTTCTCTCTTCTTCTTGCCTGCTCTTATCTTAGATCTGTGCTGACAAGCCCTGCTTTCTGTCCCTACGTCCAGAGCGCTGTTTGGACACAGTCACATCCCAGAAATACCAGCAAGGAGATACATGGCTGCGATGGCAGGATCAACGTGTGCAATATTGTCGCTGTATGTATGGCCTGACCAGATGCCACTCGGTGCCAGTCACTGGTAAGTCCTGCTTTTGCATCTTGCGTCAGCCTTTCCTGTGGATTTGTATCTTCATGCTGTGTACCTCGGTCTCTCTGGCAAGCGTGATCTGTTTATGTCTGAGGGCGTCTTGTGTGGTGCAGATCATCTTCTGCTCTAAATATGAGCCCATAACTTGAATTCTGTAcctcatttaatccaattcagagtagAGGGGAGTCAAAGCATATAATGGCAGCACTGGGCCCAAGGGAGGAAACAGTGCCAGATGGTGGAAAAGAAGCTGTGCTGGGTGGGGTACCTGAGTCCACACCATCATTTTGCCACACTGAAGCCCATGTCACTTTAGAGGACTTCTCCAGCGATTTTCGGTTGTAGACTTAAATTATATCAGAGCAGTCGAGTAATGTGGCCTGCCCAGCAACTCACTCCAGCCAGTCTGCGACTTGCTCCCATAAAACCAAACACATCTGACTTTGTCTTTAGCCGTagtggtgggctctgtgtgcatgagagctgacaacccaTGGACGCTCATCCAGAAGTACGTTGCACAGATGAGGGATAAGGGACACGTGGACCTCACATATGGAAGGGAAGCTCGTCTAACTGGTGCctcttgttttctttatgttcCCATTCTGTTATGGTACATAAGACAAGTTAGACGAGGTGTGCATGGCATAACATTGAAGTGCGGTCAGCGATTAGGTTAACTGATGTGAATGTTGGGCAtctcacttttttatattttgtggagTTGAAAATGGAGCAAAAAGAGGTTGTGGGGGCTCAAAAGCTTTCATACACAATGGATtacaattcaagtgatgtgaaaatggcatcgACTGATGTGTGTCAGTGGTGGAGTTACTCCGCTTTCTTAAACataactttttactttctcatatgcaaagtataggaaaagtattggaatcatccaaaaattccatttcgagattttgatgaatctcgatgttttagacctccctgagctGAAAA is a genomic window containing:
- the LOC120538536 gene encoding tissue-type plasminogen activator-like, yielding MKALVFFLAALLEASCTFGEEALHIRMRRGTRKWEERCLDTVTSQKYQQGDTWLRWQDQRVQYCRCMYGLTRCHSVPVTE